Genomic segment of Archaeoglobus neptunius:
GGGCTTACTCGCCATCTCCCGTTGAGATCACGATCGCTGCAGGAATCACCGCAATTCTTGTTCTCACCCTTATGCTGCTTCTGAGAATACTGCCTGTGGATGTGGAGATATGAAAGAGTTCAAGCTTTTTTCAATCCTTTTTTCATATCCAGACGATGGGAAAATAAAGACTGCACTGGATTTGTCCAGGGAACTGGGATTCCGGGAAATAGAAGAGCTGCTGAAGAGTGTCAGTCTTCGGGAGCTTGAGGTGGAGTACACCTCGATATTCGTTTCTGCCCATCCTTCCATCCCATGCCCACCGTATCAGTCCTTTTTCGAGGAAGGGAGCGTGTATGGCAGGTCTTCGGTCAGGATGAGGGAACTGTACCGTGACTTCGGTCTGGAATACATCTATGAATCTGAACCTGCAGATCACATTTCCGTGGAGCTGGAGTTTCTCTCGATCCACCCGAATCTTGTGGATGAGTTCAGAGAGTGGTTCGAGAGATTTGCTGAATGTGTGAAAAGGAGGTCAAAGCTTTACCGACCTATTGCTACTGCGTTTATGAATTTTCTGGAAAGTCTGAATCAGTCGTAGAGGTTAACCTCCACTTCTTCACCTTTTTTCAGATCTCTGTCGGTTACAACGAATCCGTCGGAAAGCGTGCTTCTTGACATTGCGGAGACAAGACTAACTTCATATCTGTCGTCCGGAATTATCGATACGTGTGAGTGTCTGAAACCTGCCGGAAATGCGTAACCGTTCTCGATCTTAACAAAGAGGTAATAGCTGAATCCCCTGGTGGGTAGTATAACGTCTGCGGCAATTTTCGCCCTTACTTTTGGAAATGGTCTGTTTCCGAGGAAGTACCTTCTTAAGGATAGCATTGCGGTAAAAGCTCCGGCAGGTTTACCCGGAAGGGCGAATACGGGCTTTTCTTTCACTACAGCAACAACCATGGGCTTACCGGGTCTCTGTCTTACCCTGTAAAGCAGCAGATCGCCCATTTTTGAAAGAACTCTGATGA
This window contains:
- a CDS encoding TorD/DmsD family molecular chaperone — protein: MKEFKLFSILFSYPDDGKIKTALDLSRELGFREIEELLKSVSLRELEVEYTSIFVSAHPSIPCPPYQSFFEEGSVYGRSSVRMRELYRDFGLEYIYESEPADHISVELEFLSIHPNLVDEFREWFERFAECVKRRSKLYRPIATAFMNFLESLNQS